From the Hymenobacter yonginensis genome, one window contains:
- a CDS encoding TonB-dependent receptor family protein, translated as MSYRYAAPLLLLPVSAFAQTAAPDTTRAVALPEATVTGYGQQLPLRRTAAAVGVLSAADFDRFGQQALTQAVNTLPGVRLEERATASYRLSVRGSTLRSPFGVRNVKLYYEGLPFTDASGSTPLNLLDPAQIGSLEVLKGPAASVYGAGTGGAILLRNRRPEAGSARAQVGFTAGSFGLRRYTATAESGTTTGYVRAQYARQTLDGYRQQSALRRDVLALDGEFQPSARQTVALHGLYSDINYQLPGGLTRAQFQADPRQARPSTATAPGTVAQRAYYASRTLLLGGTHEFRFTPRLSSVATLYGTGSVIRTPFLVDFERNTRLETGTRVALRYQSRLAGRVLRLQGGAEAQAGFLSGRSYQNRAGQTGPLRYDDEIKSGTGFVFGQADYELPAGFLLTAGASYSRLRYDVRRLLDATRPGTPTSYAVQRDFRPVVSPRVALLKELTPQISVYGSVSRGFSPPTTEEIRPSDGSLNTDLQAERGTSYEVGTRGTLLNQRLKFDVAAYDFRLRQTITTFTTDQGTSLFRNAGTTRQRGLEVALSGWLWEQKASSRKLQAANAAVQTGLRAFATYAYNHYRFGSYESGGQDFSGNRLTGTAPHTLTAGLDFSQQFGFYLSPTVSHQARIFLNDANTEAAPGYWVFGARGGWRRTLGRLELDVFGGLDNATNRRYSLGNDLNAFGGRYFQPAPTRNGYGGVLLGWKL; from the coding sequence ATGTCCTACCGCTACGCCGCGCCGCTGCTGCTGCTGCCTGTTTCCGCCTTTGCCCAAACCGCCGCGCCCGATACCACCCGGGCCGTGGCTCTGCCCGAAGCCACCGTCACGGGCTACGGCCAGCAGCTGCCGCTGCGCCGCACCGCCGCCGCCGTGGGCGTACTCAGCGCCGCCGATTTCGACCGGTTCGGGCAGCAGGCCCTCACTCAGGCCGTGAACACGCTGCCCGGCGTGCGGCTGGAGGAGCGCGCCACCGCCAGCTACCGCCTCAGCGTGCGGGGAAGCACGCTCCGCTCGCCGTTCGGGGTGCGCAACGTCAAGCTCTACTACGAAGGCCTGCCGTTCACCGACGCCAGTGGTAGCACCCCGCTCAACCTCCTCGACCCCGCCCAGATTGGCAGCCTCGAAGTGCTGAAAGGCCCCGCCGCCAGCGTGTATGGGGCTGGCACCGGCGGCGCCATCCTGCTGCGCAACCGCCGCCCCGAAGCCGGCTCGGCCCGCGCCCAGGTGGGCTTCACGGCCGGCAGCTTCGGGCTGCGACGCTACACTGCTACCGCCGAAAGCGGCACCACCACCGGCTACGTGCGCGCCCAATACGCCCGCCAGACCCTTGACGGCTACCGCCAGCAAAGCGCCCTGCGCCGCGACGTGCTGGCCCTTGACGGCGAATTTCAGCCCTCGGCCCGCCAGACCGTGGCCCTGCATGGCCTCTACTCCGACATCAACTACCAGCTGCCCGGCGGCCTCACCCGCGCCCAGTTCCAAGCCGACCCCCGGCAGGCGCGGCCCAGTACGGCCACCGCGCCCGGCACCGTGGCCCAGCGCGCCTACTACGCCTCGCGCACCCTGCTGCTGGGCGGCACCCACGAGTTCCGGTTCACGCCGCGCCTGAGTTCGGTAGCCACGCTCTACGGCACCGGTAGCGTCATCCGCACGCCGTTTCTGGTGGATTTTGAGCGCAACACGCGCTTGGAAACCGGCACCCGGGTGGCGCTGCGCTACCAAAGCCGCCTGGCCGGCCGGGTGCTACGCCTGCAGGGTGGGGCCGAGGCCCAGGCCGGCTTCCTGAGCGGCCGCAGCTACCAGAACCGCGCCGGCCAGACCGGCCCGCTGCGCTACGACGACGAAATCAAGTCCGGCACCGGCTTCGTGTTTGGGCAGGCCGACTATGAGCTGCCGGCCGGTTTTCTGCTGACTGCCGGCGCCAGCTACAGCCGTCTGCGCTACGACGTGCGCCGCCTGCTCGATGCCACCCGCCCCGGCACGCCCACCAGCTACGCCGTGCAGCGCGACTTCCGGCCGGTGGTGTCGCCGCGGGTGGCGCTGCTCAAGGAGTTGACGCCGCAGATTTCCGTGTACGGCAGTGTCAGCCGCGGCTTCTCGCCGCCTACTACTGAGGAAATCCGCCCCTCCGATGGCAGCCTTAACACCGATCTGCAGGCCGAGCGCGGCACCAGCTACGAGGTAGGCACCCGCGGCACGCTGCTGAACCAGCGCCTCAAGTTCGACGTGGCCGCCTACGACTTCCGCCTGCGCCAGACCATCACCACCTTCACCACCGACCAGGGCACCAGCCTGTTCCGCAACGCCGGCACCACCCGCCAGCGCGGCTTGGAAGTAGCCCTGAGCGGCTGGTTGTGGGAGCAGAAAGCTTCAAGCCGTAAGCTGCAAGCCGCAAATGCCGCTGTACAAACCGGCCTGCGCGCCTTTGCCACCTACGCCTACAACCACTACCGCTTCGGCAGTTACGAAAGCGGCGGCCAGGATTTCAGCGGCAACCGGCTCACCGGCACCGCCCCGCACACGCTCACCGCCGGCCTCGATTTCTCGCAGCAGTTCGGCTTCTACCTCAGCCCCACCGTCAGCCACCAAGCCCGCATCTTCCTCAACGACGCCAACACCGAAGCCGCGCCTGGCTACTGGGTATTCGGCGCCCGCGGTGGCTGGCGGCGCACGCTCGGCCGCCTGGAGCTGGACGTATTCGGTGGCCTCGACAACGCCACCAACCGCCGCTACAGCCTCGGTAACGACCTCAACGCCTTCGGCGGCCGCTACTTCCAGCCCGCGCCCACCCGCAATGGCTACGGCGGCGTGCTGCTGGGCTGGAAGCTGTAA
- a CDS encoding Gfo/Idh/MocA family oxidoreductase, producing MSSSSPTDSRRQFLRQFGLTAAATAVAGPTAALATSPSAMQYDDQQKLGFAIVGLGKFAQQQMMPAFKECKHARITALVSGSPDKARKLAREYGVEEKNVYSYDNFDSIKDNPAVDVVYIVLPPGLHTEYTIRAAKAGKHVLCEKPMATSVADCQKMIEACEKAGKKLMIAYRAQFEPFNLDAIARIKKGELGKLRQITADHGRSVKPTEEPAEAWRVQKKLAGGGSLMDIGIYSLNATRYLTGEEPVEVTAQEFSDKSDPRFKEVEDTIHFTLRFPSGVLASCTSSYSIQEVKRFRAFGDKAWLDLDPATDYYEHHMTIGDKDGKRQPKIKEGNQFAAELDHMAECVLQNKTPKTPGEEGLKDIRLVMAIYEAARTGKRVKV from the coding sequence ATGTCTTCATCCAGCCCCACCGACTCGCGCCGGCAGTTTCTGCGCCAGTTTGGCCTGACCGCCGCGGCTACTGCCGTGGCCGGCCCCACGGCCGCTCTGGCCACCTCCCCTTCCGCTATGCAATACGACGATCAACAAAAGCTCGGCTTCGCTATTGTGGGCCTCGGCAAGTTTGCCCAGCAGCAGATGATGCCCGCTTTCAAGGAGTGCAAGCACGCCCGCATCACGGCCCTCGTGAGCGGCTCGCCCGACAAGGCCCGCAAGCTGGCCCGCGAGTACGGCGTCGAGGAAAAGAATGTCTACAGCTACGACAACTTCGATTCCATCAAGGACAACCCGGCTGTGGATGTGGTGTACATCGTGCTGCCGCCCGGCCTGCACACCGAGTACACGATTCGGGCGGCCAAAGCCGGCAAACATGTGCTCTGCGAGAAGCCCATGGCTACCTCCGTGGCCGACTGCCAGAAGATGATTGAGGCCTGCGAAAAGGCCGGCAAAAAGCTGATGATTGCCTACCGCGCCCAGTTCGAGCCGTTCAACCTGGACGCCATTGCCCGCATCAAAAAGGGTGAGCTAGGCAAGCTGCGTCAGATTACGGCCGACCACGGCCGCAGCGTGAAGCCCACCGAAGAGCCCGCCGAAGCCTGGCGCGTGCAGAAGAAGCTGGCCGGCGGCGGCTCGCTCATGGACATCGGCATCTACTCCCTGAACGCCACCCGCTACCTCACCGGTGAGGAGCCCGTGGAAGTCACGGCCCAGGAGTTCAGCGACAAGTCGGACCCGCGCTTCAAGGAGGTGGAGGACACCATCCACTTCACGCTGCGCTTCCCCAGCGGCGTGCTGGCTTCGTGCACTAGCTCCTACAGCATTCAGGAGGTGAAGCGGTTCCGGGCCTTCGGCGACAAAGCCTGGCTGGACCTCGACCCCGCCACCGACTACTACGAGCACCACATGACCATCGGCGACAAAGACGGAAAGCGTCAGCCTAAGATCAAGGAAGGCAACCAGTTCGCCGCCGAGCTCGACCACATGGCCGAGTGCGTGCTGCAAAACAAGACTCCCAAAACGCCCGGCGAGGAAGGCCTGAAAGACATCCGTCTCGTGATGGCCATCTACGAAGCCGCCCGCACCGGTAAGCGAGTGAAGGTGTAA
- a CDS encoding universal stress protein: MSALLVLTDFTPDADHALAYAAALAAPLGASLVLLHIRRESLLDPDAFTGKIRHMSEGEVAAALAERAATVRVPIVVETAVESVADGVEEAVSRHRAVLVILGKPNTDATPDELVASTSLTLLRATQVPLLVVPGQATAAVPPARLTLAADGQPFRLAPSIIASTQKLLQRVHPALTVTHVAEPEDSDDCRMALASVLHSGLGTDLPHIDTHGVRHLQPAGGILQAATETSADLLVVVARRRSFLGQIFNRSVSAQVVLHSTVPVLLLPATE, encoded by the coding sequence ATGTCCGCTCTGCTTGTCCTCACCGATTTCACGCCCGACGCCGACCATGCCCTGGCCTATGCCGCCGCCCTGGCCGCCCCGCTGGGGGCCTCGCTGGTGCTGCTGCACATCCGCCGCGAGTCGCTGCTCGACCCCGACGCTTTTACCGGCAAGATCAGGCACATGAGTGAGGGTGAAGTAGCCGCGGCCCTGGCCGAGCGGGCTGCCACCGTACGGGTGCCTATTGTGGTGGAAACCGCCGTGGAAAGCGTGGCCGACGGCGTGGAAGAGGCCGTGAGCCGCCACCGTGCCGTGCTGGTTATCCTGGGCAAGCCCAACACCGACGCCACCCCCGACGAGCTGGTAGCCAGCACCTCGCTCACGCTGCTGCGCGCCACCCAGGTGCCGCTGCTGGTAGTGCCCGGCCAGGCCACGGCCGCCGTGCCGCCGGCCCGGCTCACCCTGGCCGCCGATGGCCAGCCCTTCCGGTTGGCGCCCTCCATCATTGCCTCCACCCAGAAGCTGCTGCAGCGGGTGCACCCGGCCCTCACAGTAACCCACGTAGCCGAGCCCGAAGACAGCGACGACTGCCGCATGGCCCTGGCCAGCGTGCTGCACAGCGGCCTCGGCACCGACCTGCCCCATATCGATACGCACGGCGTGCGGCACCTGCAGCCTGCGGGCGGAATTTTGCAGGCCGCCACCGAAACCAGCGCCGACCTTTTGGTGGTGGTGGCTCGGCGGCGCAGCTTTCTGGGGCAGATTTTCAACCGCAGCGTGTCGGCACAGGTGGTGCTGCACAGCACCGTGCCGGTGCTGCTGCTGCCCGCCACTGAGTAG
- a CDS encoding GNAT family N-acetyltransferase, with protein sequence MSVRIEHHPQDQEFIANTGGHTGELAYSTPEEGVIDFIHTFVDEALRGQGVGETLARAGLDYARQHQLRVRTSCKFMAAFVRQHPEFQDLLEAKA encoded by the coding sequence ATGTCTGTCCGCATCGAACACCACCCGCAAGACCAGGAATTTATTGCCAACACCGGCGGCCATACCGGCGAGCTTGCCTATAGCACGCCCGAGGAAGGCGTCATCGACTTCATTCACACCTTTGTTGATGAAGCGCTACGCGGCCAGGGCGTGGGCGAAACGCTGGCCCGCGCCGGCCTAGACTACGCCCGTCAGCACCAGCTACGGGTGCGCACCAGCTGCAAGTTCATGGCCGCCTTCGTGCGCCAGCACCCCGAGTTTCAGGATTTGTTGGAAGCCAAAGCGTAG